Within the Cupriavidus malaysiensis genome, the region CCGCGGTGGCACTGGCGAGCCCGCCGCCCAGCAGCAGGAAGTCGGCCGCCTGGGACGCGGGAGGGCTGTCAGGGCTCATGCCGCCCCCTTCGCGTGGCGTGCGGCCTGCGCAGATCCGATGGCGCGGCCGCCATCGTGCGCGACGCCCGTAATGGACGGTCGCGACCCCATCGGCATGCAATGGATCGACACCCGCGGCGGGTCATCGCGGGGCTATTTCTTGGCGTAGTCGAAGGGCGGAAGCGCCTTGACGGCATCCTTGGTCGCACCGGGCAGCACGATCTTCTTCTGTTCGAACTTGAACTGGCTGACAGGGATCGCGACGTCGTGACGCCCCAGCCCGACGAAACCGCCCGCGCCGACGATGGCGAAAGACACGGCCTTGTCCGGTGCGACGATCAGGTCGACCACGCTGCCGACCTTCTGGTCCGCTTCGTTGTAGACCGGCTTGCCCAGAACCTGCCGTTTCACGCTGACGCCGCGGATGACGGTCTCGAGTTCCGTGACCGAGACACCGAGTTGGGTCTGGCCTGCCACTTGGGCCGGGGCCTGGAAGGCATAGGCCAGGCTGACCACGGCGCATGCTGTGGTGATTGCTCGTTTCATCACGACTCCTCCCTGTAGCGTGGGCGCACGATCGCACGCAAAACTCACCGGCCGCCGCGGACCGGGCTTTCGCGGCGCGCGATGCGCACCGCACGGTGGACGGATTCATGATGGCGCGGCCCCACCTCCCCTGCGGCCAGGGCACCGTCCACGGCATCGCGTGGCAGCACGCCACGCACGACTCTGACTCTTCCAGCGATGGTAGGCCCGCCCTTGCCTTTCGGCGGCGTCCGGAATGCGTGGTTTGCGGGAGGCGCCGGCCCCTGCGTGCGCGACGGGCTGGCGTGCGGGAGCGGCGGCCGCGGAGATGGGCTTCGCACGGCGATCGCCCCACGCTCCCCGGGACCTGGCAATAACCGGCCATCGCTGGCCATCGCTGGCAACCGTTGGCGACCGGCCGATCGGCAATCATCGCAACAGCTCGGGCCCGGCTACGTCGATTCCAGCCTGCGATACTGGTTGAAATGCCGGATGGCGCGATGGGCATCGCCAAGCGCCTGATGCAGCCGGGCCACGTTGAAATGGGCGTCGGCGAAGTCGGGAGCGAGTCCGATACACCGGTGATAGGCGGATAGTGCTTCCGCGTCGCGGCCCAGGTCCTCCAGCGCCACCGCCAGGTTGAAGTACACGTGCGGCACGTCACCGAGGCGGACCAGCGCGTCCCGATAGAGTTCGACGGCCTCGCCATGGTGGCCGGCATCGCACAGCAGGCATCCCAGGTTGAGGTACGCGTCCAGATAGCCGGGTGCCTCGGCAATCGCGCGACGGTACGCCGTCTGCGCGTCGGCCGGGTTCAGCGGCTCCGCCGCGCGGCCGGCCTCGAACCAACGTACGGCATCGTCGCTTGCCGCCGCCGCGGGCTTCGGCATATCGCGAACCTCCGGCGCCATGAGGTCGGGTTCGAAGTCCATCAGGAACTGCCCGGTGTCCGCGTGCCATACGCCATGGGGCTCCCTGACGGCCAGATGGCTGCCCACGGCGGCGAGGCGCAGGCCACTGAGCGGCCGGTCGCTGCGCAGTTCGTGTAACCGCTTCAGCGCCCGGATGACCCGGCGGCGCGGAATGTGCGAATCGCGCAAGGAGTGTGCGGTGCGTAGCAGCACCATGTCCTGAAACGAGAAGCGCCACTCCCCCCGGGCTCCGCGCTCAGGCGCCAGGATCCCCGCGCGGATCAGGCCCGCGGCCAAGGAACGCTTGATACCGAGCAGGCGCTCGATGTCGCGCAGGCTGTATGTCTGCATCGTCTTCCACTACTTGCTTGCACTACTGGCTTGCACTACTGGCTTGCCCTACTTCTTCGCGGCGCGCCGGCTGCGCGCAGGCACAGGCGACGGTGCGGCCGCCCGCTTCGCGCCCTTGCGCTCGGCCGGCGCCGCTGCCTTCCCCGCCTCCGGACGCTTGCGCGCGAGGCTCGCGCGCAGCGCCCCCATCAGGTCGATCACTTCGGCGCCGGCAGATCGGGGCGTCTCTTCCGACACGGTGATCTTCTTGCCGGCAATCTTCTTGTCGATCGCGGCCAGGATGCGCTTCTTCTCCTCATCCTCGTAGGCCCCCGGGTCGTAGCCCTCCACCGCGTTCTGCCCGATCAGCTGCTCGGCCAGCTTCAGCTCGGCCGGGGCGACCTCCATCTGCTCGATGTGAAGGTCGGCGATCTCCCGGATCTCGTTGGCGTAGTACAGCTGCTGCAGCACCAGGCCGCCGCCGGCG harbors:
- a CDS encoding PRC-barrel domain-containing protein, whose amino-acid sequence is MKRAITTACAVVSLAYAFQAPAQVAGQTQLGVSVTELETVIRGVSVKRQVLGKPVYNEADQKVGSVVDLIVAPDKAVSFAIVGAGGFVGLGRHDVAIPVSQFKFEQKKIVLPGATKDAVKALPPFDYAKK
- a CDS encoding tetratricopeptide repeat protein — encoded protein: MQTYSLRDIERLLGIKRSLAAGLIRAGILAPERGARGEWRFSFQDMVLLRTAHSLRDSHIPRRRVIRALKRLHELRSDRPLSGLRLAAVGSHLAVREPHGVWHADTGQFLMDFEPDLMAPEVRDMPKPAAAASDDAVRWFEAGRAAEPLNPADAQTAYRRAIAEAPGYLDAYLNLGCLLCDAGHHGEAVELYRDALVRLGDVPHVYFNLAVALEDLGRDAEALSAYHRCIGLAPDFADAHFNVARLHQALGDAHRAIRHFNQYRRLEST